The following are encoded together in the Planococcus antarcticus DSM 14505 genome:
- a CDS encoding HAD family hydrolase — MVKAIFFDLDDTLLWDKKSVEKAFQETCHFAEELTGQDCSGLEKEVRAAATELYASYDTYEFTKMIGINPFEGLWGTFDDEGPEFQQMKTIVPSYRQEAWTAGLKKINIDNSSTIGSQLADYFPEARKRNPVLYEESLKVLEDLKEHYHLLLLTNGSPSLQGLKLEITPEIAPFFDCVVISGAFGVGKPDPSIFEHALSKFDLSADEVLMVGDNLMTDIIGAEKAGIRSVWINREQKAPHESIIPTYEIQHLEELLQLLEQL, encoded by the coding sequence ATGGTCAAAGCAATTTTTTTCGATCTAGATGACACTTTATTATGGGATAAGAAAAGTGTTGAAAAAGCGTTTCAGGAAACATGCCATTTTGCTGAAGAATTAACAGGCCAGGACTGTTCTGGTTTAGAAAAAGAAGTAAGAGCTGCCGCAACTGAACTTTACGCAAGTTATGATACATACGAATTCACCAAAATGATTGGCATCAACCCTTTCGAAGGCTTGTGGGGGACCTTTGACGATGAAGGACCCGAGTTTCAGCAAATGAAAACTATTGTTCCGTCTTATCGCCAAGAAGCCTGGACAGCTGGATTGAAAAAAATCAACATTGATAACAGTTCCACAATCGGTAGTCAGCTTGCTGATTATTTCCCTGAAGCACGCAAAAGAAACCCTGTATTATACGAAGAAAGTTTAAAGGTGCTAGAAGACTTGAAAGAACATTATCATTTGCTCTTATTGACCAACGGATCGCCCAGCCTACAAGGTCTCAAACTCGAAATCACACCTGAAATCGCTCCTTTTTTTGATTGCGTCGTGATTTCTGGAGCATTCGGAGTAGGCAAACCGGATCCAAGTATTTTTGAACACGCTTTATCAAAATTCGATCTTTCTGCCGACGAAGTCCTAATGGTCGGAGATAACTTGATGACGGATATTATTGGTGCTGAAAAAGCGGGAATCCGTTCTGTCTGGATCAATCGTGAACAGAAGGCTCCGCACGAATCAATCATTCCAACATATGAAATTCAGCATTTAGAGGAATTGCTTCAACTGTTAGAACAACTGTAA
- a CDS encoding YebC/PmpR family DNA-binding transcriptional regulator: MGRKWNNIKEKKASKDANTSRIYAKFGREIYVAAKQGEPDPESNQALKVVLERAKTYSIPRAIIDRAVEKAKGGSEESYDELRYEGFGPNGSMVIVDTLTNNVNRTASDVRAAFGKNGGNMGVSGSVAYMFDHTAVFGIEGKTADEVLELMMEADIDVRDIMEEEDEVIVYAEPDQYHLVQEAFKNAGITEFTVAELTMLAQNELPLPEDAQVQFEKMIDAIEDLEDVQQVYHNADLGE; this comes from the coding sequence ATGGGACGCAAGTGGAATAATATTAAAGAAAAAAAAGCATCCAAAGATGCCAACACAAGTCGGATTTATGCGAAATTCGGACGTGAGATATATGTAGCAGCCAAACAGGGCGAACCGGATCCGGAATCGAACCAAGCCTTAAAAGTAGTTTTGGAACGTGCAAAGACCTATAGCATTCCGAGAGCGATTATTGACCGCGCAGTGGAAAAAGCCAAAGGCGGATCGGAAGAAAGCTATGACGAATTACGTTATGAAGGATTCGGACCAAATGGCTCCATGGTGATTGTGGATACTTTAACAAACAACGTCAACCGTACGGCATCGGATGTCCGTGCAGCTTTCGGCAAGAATGGCGGAAACATGGGAGTCAGCGGATCTGTCGCATATATGTTCGACCACACAGCAGTGTTCGGCATCGAAGGCAAAACAGCTGACGAAGTTCTGGAATTGATGATGGAAGCAGACATCGATGTCCGCGATATCATGGAAGAAGAAGACGAAGTCATCGTCTACGCAGAGCCAGATCAATACCATTTGGTGCAGGAGGCATTTAAAAATGCCGGCATTACGGAATTCACTGTGGCTGAACTGACCATGCTTGCTCAAAATGAATTGCCGCTGCCGGAAGACGCGCAGGTGCAGTTCGAAAAAATGATCGATGCTATTGAGGATTTGGAAGATGTTCAGCAGGTCTATCATAATGCGGACTTGGGGGAGTAA
- a CDS encoding nitric oxide synthase oxygenase, translating into MTISNLTMSLLEEATDYLSICFDELGKSEHQKADRLLEIKTEIKSTGTYTHSYEELEHGARMAWRNNNRCIGRLFWNSLTVFDERHQTSAEGVFDALIRHIDFATNDGKIRPTITIFRPATKNEQPMRLWNHQLVRYAGYETENGIIGDSSSIEFTKKCQKLGWQGERSAFDILPLVIQMPNNELSLKEIPRQSIKEVEINHPEILEFSQLGLKWYGVPLISDMLLEIGGIEYKMAPFNGWYMGTEIGARNLADEDRYNALPELAKLMKLNTQSNRSLWKDKALVELNIAVLESFQNAGVTIVDHHTAAKQFKNFEKKEEAEERDVTGNWAWLIPPMSPATTHIFHKPYKNNLVKPNYFHQQAPY; encoded by the coding sequence ATGACAATCAGCAATTTGACTATGTCTTTATTGGAAGAAGCCACTGACTATCTAAGCATTTGTTTCGATGAACTGGGCAAGAGCGAACACCAAAAAGCCGATAGATTGCTTGAAATCAAAACGGAAATCAAAAGTACGGGGACTTATACACACAGTTATGAAGAGTTAGAACATGGTGCACGTATGGCTTGGCGTAATAATAATCGGTGTATTGGACGGTTATTCTGGAATTCGCTGACAGTCTTTGATGAACGGCATCAAACATCGGCAGAAGGTGTTTTCGATGCATTAATTCGCCATATTGATTTCGCAACAAACGACGGAAAGATTCGTCCAACCATTACCATTTTTCGACCGGCAACAAAAAATGAACAACCGATGAGGTTGTGGAACCATCAGCTCGTTCGGTATGCAGGATATGAAACTGAAAACGGTATTATCGGAGATTCGAGTTCTATTGAATTCACCAAAAAATGTCAAAAGCTTGGTTGGCAAGGAGAAAGATCAGCTTTTGATATTTTGCCATTAGTGATTCAAATGCCAAACAATGAACTTTCTTTAAAAGAAATTCCACGACAATCGATTAAAGAAGTTGAAATCAATCATCCAGAAATCCTGGAATTCTCACAGCTCGGTTTGAAATGGTATGGAGTACCGCTTATTTCGGATATGTTGCTTGAAATTGGCGGCATTGAATACAAGATGGCGCCTTTTAACGGCTGGTATATGGGAACTGAAATTGGCGCGAGAAACTTAGCGGATGAAGATCGGTACAATGCCTTGCCGGAACTAGCAAAATTGATGAAATTAAATACACAGTCAAACCGTTCTCTATGGAAAGACAAAGCTTTAGTCGAATTGAACATCGCGGTATTGGAATCGTTTCAAAATGCCGGAGTGACCATTGTCGACCATCATACAGCAGCAAAGCAATTTAAAAATTTCGAGAAAAAAGAAGAAGCGGAAGAACGCGATGTAACTGGCAACTGGGCTTGGCTGATTCCACCCATGTCTCCAGCAACAACTCATATTTTCCATAAGCCTTACAAGAACAACTTGGTTAAACCAAATTATTTCCATCAACAAGCTCCTTATTAA